One stretch of Dehalococcoidia bacterium DNA includes these proteins:
- a CDS encoding NHL repeat-containing protein, translated as MTTLETTRQRMVYSHTIGLSTMEGRGFYYPVDTVCHSDGKLYTISRSLEGDVRGVRVTIYDIDSEYYGTFSEFGEGAGQFIWPVAITQNSQGHVYISDEDKNVVTGFDTSGAIINHWGETGSAHGQLDGPAGMAFDANDRLYVADQHNHRVQVFTPEGEFVASYGSQGSGEGQFGLPWGITVGPDGFLYIADWQNDRIQKLSLDGEYVRSFGRSGRRDGELHRPSGVAVDTEGYVYVSDWGNERVVIFDADGGLVQNIRGEATDSKWAEAFLSINLEEAAARERANMEPEIDFFVDDPHEVSSHIEKYFWAPTSIKLDGEGRMYVTESNRHRVQIYKRNG; from the coding sequence ATGACCACACTAGAAACTACGCGACAAAGGATGGTCTACAGTCACACCATCGGGCTGTCCACGATGGAGGGACGGGGGTTCTACTACCCGGTGGATACCGTCTGCCACAGCGACGGTAAACTGTACACCATAAGCCGCTCCCTCGAGGGTGACGTCCGTGGAGTCCGCGTCACGATCTACGACATCGACAGCGAGTACTATGGCACCTTCTCTGAGTTCGGCGAGGGCGCCGGCCAGTTCATCTGGCCTGTTGCGATCACGCAGAACTCCCAGGGGCACGTCTACATCAGCGACGAGGACAAGAACGTCGTGACCGGATTCGATACGTCCGGCGCCATCATCAACCATTGGGGCGAGACAGGCAGCGCGCACGGACAGTTGGACGGACCAGCCGGCATGGCTTTCGATGCGAACGACCGCCTGTACGTAGCCGACCAGCACAACCATAGAGTGCAGGTGTTCACTCCAGAGGGCGAGTTCGTTGCCAGCTACGGCTCACAGGGATCCGGCGAGGGGCAGTTCGGACTCCCGTGGGGAATCACCGTCGGCCCTGACGGCTTCCTGTACATCGCGGACTGGCAGAACGACCGGATTCAGAAGCTATCGCTGGACGGAGAGTACGTACGCTCATTCGGCAGGTCCGGTCGCCGCGATGGCGAGCTTCACAGGCCGTCAGGAGTCGCAGTCGACACGGAGGGCTATGTGTACGTGTCCGACTGGGGCAACGAGCGCGTGGTCATCTTCGACGCCGACGGTGGACTCGTGCAGAACATACGCGGCGAGGCGACTGACTCGAAGTGGGCTGAGGCGTTCCTGTCGATCAACCTCGAAGAGGCCGCCGCTCGCGAGCGCGCCAACATGGAGCCTGAGATCGACTTCTTCGTTGACGACCCGCACGAGGTATCATCCCACATAGAGAAGTACTTCTGGGCGCCGACGTCCATCAAGCTTGATGGTGAAGGCCGGATGTACGTCACCGAGAGCAACCGGCACCGGGTTCAGATCTACAAGAGAAACGGGTAG
- a CDS encoding amidohydrolase: protein MRTIDIHAHISPQGFIDAMNAGENWHGITSEAVGAHRHNPRTTWTPEERLADMDSLGVDVQVLSTNAVLYSYDKDPEAATAMARDCNDYVAQLTVDHPDRFAGLATLPLQDIPASIAEIERSVTQLGLKGAMIGDHVNGRTFDDPVFLPLWKACEELGAMLLIHQGGPTIVSPRSSKYHLPNTIGNHADRAVTYAAFVYGGVMDACPDLRICLSHGGGYTCFGIGRMDRGWQVRPEARGNISQPPSAYLNRFYYDTITHSEDALRYIIDRVGIDRVLFGTDWPYDMCIDWPVSWIMGLESLSDNEKEMILWRNLEDLLGI from the coding sequence ATGCGCACGATAGACATACACGCTCACATCTCCCCTCAGGGCTTCATAGATGCCATGAACGCAGGTGAGAACTGGCACGGAATCACGTCCGAGGCCGTCGGCGCACACCGCCACAACCCGCGGACGACGTGGACGCCCGAGGAGCGCCTCGCGGACATGGACTCGCTCGGAGTCGACGTGCAGGTGCTATCGACGAATGCGGTGCTCTACAGCTACGACAAAGACCCAGAAGCGGCCACGGCGATGGCGCGCGACTGCAATGACTACGTGGCACAGCTCACCGTCGACCACCCCGACCGCTTTGCTGGACTGGCAACCCTGCCGCTGCAGGACATTCCGGCCTCCATCGCCGAGATCGAGAGGAGCGTCACCCAGCTCGGACTCAAGGGCGCGATGATCGGCGACCACGTAAACGGCCGTACGTTCGACGACCCCGTATTCCTGCCACTCTGGAAGGCCTGCGAGGAGCTTGGCGCGATGTTGCTCATCCACCAGGGCGGACCGACTATCGTCAGTCCCAGGTCGAGCAAGTACCACCTGCCGAACACGATAGGAAACCATGCCGACAGGGCCGTCACGTACGCAGCGTTCGTATACGGCGGCGTGATGGACGCGTGTCCCGATCTCAGGATCTGCCTGTCCCACGGCGGCGGCTACACCTGCTTCGGCATCGGTCGCATGGACCGCGGCTGGCAGGTGCGGCCCGAGGCCCGCGGCAACATCTCACAGCCGCCGAGCGCGTATCTCAACAGGTTCTACTACGACACTATCACTCACAGCGAGGATGCGCTGCGCTACATCATCGACAGGGTCGGCATAGACCGCGTCCTGTTCGGCACCGACTGGCCCTACGACATGTGCATCGACTGGCCCGTCTCCTGGATCATGGGCCTCGAGAGCCTGAGCGACAATGAAAAAGAGATGATCCTCTGGCGCAACCTCGAAGACCTGCTGGGGATCTAG
- a CDS encoding phosphate/phosphite/phosphonate ABC transporter substrate-binding protein encodes MVRLGGSATQSHFDVFQGLETIFRRRGIDLDWVLYSDYDAMVDAFVNGDIDLAWNGPLGYVKIRRLLDDPCRVIAMRDVDVGFVTHLIAGADSDIVTVEDLIGKRFAFGRRGSEQAGLVPYHMIKEAGLNPPNDLAVVSFYEDRNSQTASDERDVVERVYSGEFDAGAVSRRTLETMAEDGSDAVNNVRAFWSSPPYSHCCFTAQGDIDQNLFDQIETTFLSITGRDEVEQIVLKGEACDSFVPGIQHGWDLIETAAVHEGLV; translated from the coding sequence ATGGTCAGACTAGGCGGTTCAGCAACTCAATCCCACTTCGACGTCTTCCAGGGCCTCGAGACCATCTTCCGCCGGCGCGGCATCGACCTCGACTGGGTGCTGTACTCAGACTACGACGCGATGGTCGACGCCTTCGTAAACGGCGACATCGACCTCGCCTGGAACGGCCCGCTGGGATACGTGAAGATCAGGCGACTCCTCGATGACCCGTGCCGGGTAATCGCGATGCGCGACGTCGACGTCGGCTTCGTCACCCATCTGATAGCTGGAGCAGACTCTGACATCGTGACCGTGGAGGACTTGATCGGTAAGCGCTTCGCCTTCGGCCGACGCGGCTCAGAGCAGGCAGGCCTGGTGCCGTATCACATGATCAAGGAGGCGGGTCTCAACCCCCCGAACGACCTCGCCGTGGTCAGCTTCTACGAGGACCGAAACTCGCAGACCGCCTCAGACGAGCGTGACGTGGTCGAGCGCGTCTACTCTGGCGAGTTCGACGCCGGTGCCGTGAGCCGTCGCACTCTGGAGACCATGGCTGAGGACGGCAGTGATGCAGTCAACAATGTCCGCGCGTTCTGGTCCAGCCCTCCATACAGCCACTGCTGCTTCACCGCACAAGGCGACATTGACCAGAATCTATTCGACCAGATCGAGACCACGTTCCTCTCCATCACTGGCCGCGACGAAGTGGAACAGATCGTCCTGAAAGGTGAGGCCTGCGACAGCTTCGTCCCCGGTATCCAGCACGGATGGGACCTAATCGAGACCGCCGCCGTGCACGAGGGTCTCGTCTAG
- a CDS encoding DUF1800 domain-containing protein yields MTTAATELQLLAHLMRRAGFGASRSQLESLAEKGYDAVVDELLNPSQSSEMSDDLIRRYHHEQSGMMGQLSPGSYWIYKMATSTDALREKMSLFWHGIFATGYPKITNGKVLSDQIRMFRRYGTGSFKTLLTELARDPSMIVWLDNHDNHRGAINENFGRELLELFSLGVGNYSEDDIKEASRAFTGWTIGNTEYMALRAERDSIWPYGRISWHFQFNEDDHDDGEKEFLGRTGNFNGEEIVEIICEQPATAAFIARHMYHFFVADEPPVPQWPYVEPQDPEAIEILSKAYLESNYDIGHMLHVLFTSDFFKSQDSWYSRVKSPAEIVAGVLRLTNEFHRPRRQIVERQQQMTWMGQTLINPPSVEGWHEGLEWIDTGTFVERLNFASSQLGNTEHPGVRSIIERVATNGGSAISPSELVDRCLDEIGVIAVSDETRSSLVDYAAAEGDIVAGPEVDEQTSERVAQLLQMIAATHEFQRA; encoded by the coding sequence ATGACTACTGCAGCCACTGAATTGCAACTCCTGGCCCACCTGATGCGACGCGCCGGGTTCGGGGCCAGCCGGAGCCAACTGGAGTCGCTTGCGGAGAAGGGGTACGACGCGGTCGTCGATGAGCTCCTGAACCCGTCCCAGTCCAGCGAGATGAGCGACGACCTCATTCGCCGTTACCATCACGAACAGTCCGGCATGATGGGCCAGCTCAGCCCAGGCTCATACTGGATCTACAAGATGGCGACCTCCACCGACGCACTGCGCGAGAAGATGTCCCTCTTTTGGCACGGCATCTTCGCCACCGGATATCCCAAGATCACCAACGGCAAGGTGCTGAGCGACCAGATCAGGATGTTCCGCCGCTACGGTACGGGGAGCTTCAAGACACTGCTCACCGAGCTCGCCAGAGACCCCTCGATGATCGTGTGGCTGGACAACCACGACAATCACAGGGGCGCCATCAACGAGAACTTCGGACGCGAACTGCTCGAACTCTTCTCTTTGGGCGTCGGCAACTACAGCGAAGATGACATCAAGGAGGCGTCCAGGGCATTCACGGGATGGACGATCGGCAACACCGAGTACATGGCCCTGCGCGCCGAGCGAGACTCGATCTGGCCATACGGCCGCATCTCCTGGCACTTCCAGTTCAACGAAGACGACCATGACGACGGCGAGAAGGAGTTCCTGGGCCGAACAGGCAACTTCAACGGCGAGGAGATCGTGGAGATCATCTGCGAGCAGCCCGCCACCGCCGCGTTCATCGCAAGGCACATGTACCACTTCTTCGTAGCCGATGAGCCGCCGGTACCACAGTGGCCGTACGTCGAGCCTCAGGACCCGGAGGCGATCGAGATACTGTCGAAGGCATACTTGGAGAGCAACTACGACATCGGTCACATGCTGCACGTGCTGTTCACGTCCGACTTCTTCAAGTCGCAGGACTCCTGGTACTCGCGGGTCAAGAGCCCGGCTGAAATCGTCGCCGGCGTGCTCAGACTCACCAACGAGTTCCACAGGCCGAGGCGACAGATCGTAGAGCGTCAGCAGCAGATGACGTGGATGGGCCAGACCCTGATCAATCCGCCGTCCGTTGAGGGCTGGCACGAGGGCCTCGAGTGGATAGACACCGGCACGTTCGTCGAGAGGCTGAACTTCGCGTCCAGCCAGCTCGGCAACACCGAGCATCCCGGCGTGAGGTCGATAATAGAACGAGTGGCCACGAACGGCGGCTCTGCAATATCTCCTTCAGAGCTTGTCGACCGGTGCCTTGATGAGATCGGGGTTATTGCCGTGTCGGACGAGACCAGGTCATCGCTCGTGGACTATGCAGCGGCGGAGGGCGACATCGTCGCCGGACCCGAGGTGGACGAGCAGACCAGCGAAAGAGTAGCGCAGCTGCTCCAGATGATCGCAGCAACTCACGAGTTCCAGAGGGCATAG
- a CDS encoding glucose 1-dehydrogenase: MTDTQLEPQPRLRDKVAIVTGAGSRGDVIGNGQAAAILFAYEGASVLLVDTDEEHVSRTLDAIESHGGTASVFIGDVTSAESCQAMVEATVQRYGRLDILHNNVGIGGAGSVVEVDPDDWDRVMQVNVKSMMLMSKYAVPVMASGGGGAIINISSISAIRPRGLTSYTVSKGGVMALTQAMAVDHAGDGIRVNCILPGPVYSSMTAPNMTSDRRDIRRASSPLGTEGSPWDIGWAAVYLASDEAKWVTGLIMPVDGGVTLMSPSR; encoded by the coding sequence ATCACGGACACTCAGCTTGAGCCGCAGCCGCGACTCAGGGACAAGGTCGCCATCGTCACAGGGGCGGGCTCTCGCGGCGACGTCATCGGCAACGGTCAGGCCGCCGCCATCCTGTTCGCGTACGAGGGCGCAAGCGTGCTGCTCGTTGACACCGACGAAGAGCACGTCAGTAGAACTCTCGACGCCATCGAGTCCCACGGCGGGACGGCGTCGGTCTTCATCGGCGACGTGACCTCTGCGGAGAGCTGCCAGGCGATGGTTGAGGCCACGGTACAGAGGTACGGACGACTCGACATCCTCCATAACAACGTCGGCATCGGCGGCGCAGGTTCTGTGGTCGAGGTCGACCCGGACGACTGGGACCGCGTCATGCAGGTCAACGTGAAGTCGATGATGCTGATGAGCAAGTACGCCGTGCCGGTAATGGCATCGGGAGGCGGCGGAGCGATCATCAACATCTCGTCCATATCTGCGATAAGGCCGCGCGGACTGACATCGTACACCGTGTCGAAAGGCGGTGTGATGGCTCTGACGCAGGCGATGGCAGTTGACCACGCTGGGGACGGCATCCGCGTCAACTGCATCCTGCCCGGTCCTGTGTATTCCTCGATGACCGCCCCGAACATGACCTCCGACCGTCGCGACATACGGCGTGCGTCATCGCCGCTCGGCACTGAAGGGAGCCCGTGGGACATCGGTTGGGCCGCCGTCTACCTTGCCAGCGACGAGGCGAAGTGGGTGACCGGCCTGATAATGCCCGTCGACGGTGGCGTCACCCTGATGAGTCCAAGCAGATAA